From Saccopteryx leptura isolate mSacLep1 chromosome 3, mSacLep1_pri_phased_curated, whole genome shotgun sequence, one genomic window encodes:
- the LOC136399352 gene encoding leukocyte immunoglobulin-like receptor subfamily A member 6, which translates to MTPTLTALLCLGLSMGLRTEMQWGTLPKPTIWAEPGSVTPWGSPVTIWCQGTLKSQEFHLYKEGSATRWVILQLENAANFSIPSVQWKHTGHYHCKYKSSTHWSEQSDPLELVMTGFYSKPSLSALPSPVVTSGGNVTLQCGSGLGFDRFILTKEGDLRLSQTLDAQRYPSGQFQALFLVNPMTPSHRWMFRCYGYFRNRPQVWSHSSDPLELLVSGVSQKPSLLTQQGPIVVSGQSLTLQCHSDVGYDRFALSKEGQPDLPQILVLQPQAGLSQANFSLDTVSSSHGGRYRCYGGYNISSEWSASSDPVDILVAGRPPDRPSLSVQPGPTVASGENVTLLCQSQSPTDTFLLSKEGTADPPLHLRSELRAQQYQAEFSMSPVTSAHGGTYRCYSSQSTNPYLLSQPSEPLELLVSGAADTISLSQNKSAPKSASHPQDYTAGNLIRMGVAGLILLALGVLLFQARNSPRRTHEAARR; encoded by the exons ATGACCCCCACACTCACAGCCCTGCTCTGCCTGG GGCTGAGCATGGGCCTGAGGACTGAAATGCAGTGGG GGACCCTACCAAAACCCACCATCTGGGCTGAGCCAGGCTCTGTCACTCCCTGGGGGAGCCCTGTGACCATCTGGTGTCAGGGGACCCTGAAATCCCAGGAGTTTCATCTGTACAAAGAGGGAAGTGCAACACGTTGGGTCATACTGCAGCTTGAGAACGCGGCCAACTTCTCCATCCCATCGGTGCAATGGAAACACACAGGACACTATCATTGTAAATATAAAAGTTCCACTCACTGGTCAGAGCAGAGTGACCCGCTGGAGCTGGTGATGACAG gaTTCTACAGCAAACCCAGCCtttcagccctgcccagccctgtcgTGACCTCAGGAGGGAACGTGACCCTCCAGTGTGGCTCAGGGCTTGGATTTGACAGGTTCATTCTGACTAAGGAAGGAGATCTAAGACTCTCCCAGACCCTGGATGCACAACGATACCCCAGTGGGCAGTTCCAGGCCTTGTTCCTTGTGAACCCCATGACCCCCAGCCACAGGTGGATGTTTAGATGTTATGGTTATTTCAGGAACAGACCCCAGGTGTGGTCACACTCCAGTGACCCATTGGAGCTCCTGGTCTCAG GTGTGTCTCAGAAGCCCTCCCTCCTGACCCAGCAGGGCCCCATCGTGGTCTCTGGACAGAGCCTGACTCTCCAGTGTCACTCTGATGTCGGCTATGACAGATTTGCTCTGTCCAAGGAAGGGCAGCCTGACCTCCCCCAGATTCTTGTCCTGCAGCCCCAGGCTGGGCTCTCTCAGGCCAACTTCTCCCTGGACACTGTGAGCAGCTCCCACGGGGGCCGGTACAGATGCTACGGTGGATACAACATCTCCTCTGAGTGGTCAGCTTCCAGTGACCCCGTGGACATCCTGGTGGCAG gACGGCCCCCTGACAGACCCTCCCTCTCGGTGCAGCCAGGCCCCACGGTGGCCTCAGGAGAGAATGTGACCCTGCTGTGTCAGTCACAGAGCCCGACAGACACTTTCCTTCTGTCCAAGGAGGGGACAGCCGATCCCCCCCTGCATCTTAGATCAGAGCTCCGAGCTCAGCAGTACCAGGCAGAGTTCTCCATGAGTCCTGTGACCTCAGCCCATGGGGGGACCTACAGGTGCTACAGCTCACAGAGCACCAATCCCTACCTGCTGTCACAGCCCAGTGAGCCCTTGGAGCTTCTGGTCTCAG GAGCAGCTGACACCATCAGTCTCTCACAAAACAAATCAGCCCCCAAGAGTG CCTCCCACCCCCAGGACTACACAGCAGGGAACCTCATCCGGATGGGCGTGGCTGGACTGATCCTGCTGGCCCTCGGGGTGCTGCTGTTTCAGGCTCGCAACAGTCCGAGAAGGACCCACGAGGCAGCCAGGAGGTGA